The Flavobacterium commune genome contains a region encoding:
- the pth gene encoding aminoacyl-tRNA hydrolase gives MLKWINQLFSPTKTADKTDYMKKFLIVGLGNIGAEYVNTRHNIGFKVLDYLAKKESLDFQTVKLGSLAEYKFKGRSFFLLKPNTYMNLSGKAVQYWMEKENIPLENIFVITDDLNLSFGTIRIKPKGSDGGHNGLKNINLVLNTNQYTRFRFGISDEFKKGRQVDYVLGEWNDQEKEALPERLEIASEIIKSFGTAGLENTMTTFNGK, from the coding sequence ATGTTAAAATGGATCAACCAGTTGTTTTCACCAACAAAAACAGCAGACAAAACAGATTATATGAAGAAATTTCTAATCGTAGGACTAGGAAATATAGGTGCCGAATACGTAAACACACGCCACAATATTGGATTTAAAGTATTGGATTATTTAGCCAAAAAAGAAAGCCTTGACTTCCAAACGGTGAAATTAGGCTCACTAGCCGAATACAAATTCAAAGGAAGAAGCTTTTTTCTTTTAAAACCCAATACTTATATGAATTTAAGCGGCAAAGCCGTACAATATTGGATGGAAAAAGAAAACATCCCACTGGAAAATATATTTGTCATTACTGACGACTTAAACCTGTCTTTTGGAACCATCCGCATCAAACCTAAAGGCAGCGATGGCGGTCACAACGGATTAAAAAACATCAATTTAGTTCTAAATACCAATCAATACACTCGTTTTCGTTTTGGAATCAGTGACGAATTCAAAAAAGGAAGACAAGTAGATTATGTACTGGGCGAATGGAACGACCAGGAAAAAGAAGCACTACCGGAGCGTTTAGAAATAGCTTCCGAAATCATTAAATCTTTTGGAACAGCCGGCTTAGAAAATACCATGACAACATTTAACGGAAAATAA
- the bioB gene encoding biotin synthase BioB codes for MSITKHDWTKEEIIAIYNKPMMDLLFEAASIHREHHDPNVVQVSTLLSIKTGGCPEDCGYCPQAARYHTGVEGNDLMSVNQVKAQALRAKESGSSRVCMGAAWRNVKDGPEFDQVLEMVRTINKLDMEVCCTLGMITENQAQRLAEAGLYAYNHNLDTSEEYYKEVISTRGFEDRLETIENVRKTNVTVCSGGIIGMGESIEDRAGMLVALSTLNPQPESVPINALVAVEGTPMEEEKPVEIWEMIRMVATTRIVMPETQVRLSAGRTNMSREGQAMCFFAGANSIFAGDKLLTTPNPDVNEDMKMFEMLGLNPQKPFTKVSQPKTVEAADSQFAPLGEKPKWSRPGHTIERNVEASIKGK; via the coding sequence ATGAGTATTACAAAACACGATTGGACAAAAGAAGAAATTATCGCCATATATAATAAACCTATGATGGATTTGCTATTTGAAGCAGCATCTATTCATAGAGAACACCACGACCCAAATGTGGTTCAGGTATCTACTTTATTATCTATAAAAACAGGAGGTTGTCCGGAAGATTGTGGCTACTGCCCTCAGGCGGCTCGTTACCACACTGGTGTTGAAGGAAACGATTTAATGTCAGTTAATCAGGTAAAAGCACAGGCTTTACGCGCTAAAGAATCGGGTTCATCCCGTGTATGTATGGGAGCAGCCTGGAGAAACGTAAAAGACGGCCCTGAATTTGATCAGGTTTTAGAAATGGTTCGTACCATTAATAAACTGGATATGGAAGTTTGTTGCACACTGGGTATGATTACCGAAAACCAAGCACAACGTCTGGCCGAAGCCGGACTTTATGCTTACAACCATAACCTTGATACTTCTGAAGAATATTACAAAGAAGTAATTTCGACAAGAGGATTTGAAGATCGTTTAGAAACTATAGAAAATGTTCGCAAAACCAATGTTACTGTTTGTAGCGGAGGAATTATCGGAATGGGCGAAAGTATCGAAGACCGTGCAGGTATGCTCGTTGCACTTTCTACCTTAAACCCACAACCGGAATCGGTGCCAATTAATGCCTTAGTTGCTGTTGAAGGAACTCCGATGGAAGAAGAAAAACCGGTTGAAATTTGGGAAATGATTCGTATGGTAGCTACTACTCGTATTGTAATGCCGGAAACTCAGGTACGTTTATCAGCAGGAAGAACGAATATGAGTCGCGAAGGACAGGCAATGTGCTTTTTTGCAGGAGCCAATTCAATCTTTGCTGGTGACAAATTACTAACAACTCCTAATCCTGATGTTAACGAAGACATGAAAATGTTTGAAATGTTAGGTTTGAATCCTCAAAAACCATTTACTAAGGTTTCCCAACCAAAAACAGTTGAAGCCGCCGATTCTCAATTTGCTCCTCTGGGCGAAAAACCAAAATGGTCGCGTCCAGGACACACAATTGAGCGTAACGTAGAAGCATCTATTAAAGGAAAATAA
- a CDS encoding ribose-phosphate pyrophosphokinase produces MSQKEPEAKIFACSQSVYLAEKISEAYGIPLGKVSMSHYSDGEFQPSYEESIRGLRVFIVCSTFPNTDNLMELLLMIDAAKRASARHITAVMPYFGWARQDRKDKPRVPIGAKLIAKMLEAAGATRIMTMDLHADQIQGFFEKPVDHLFASTIFLPYVESLKLDNLTIASPDMGGSKRAYAYSKFLESDVVICYKQRKAANIIDTMELIGEVRGRNVILVDDMIDTGGTLAKAADLMMERGALSVRAICTHAILSGGAYEKIENSKLSELIVTDSIPLKKASNKIKVVSCAPLFAEVMQMVQNNNSISGKFIM; encoded by the coding sequence ATGTCACAAAAAGAACCAGAAGCTAAAATTTTTGCTTGTTCACAAAGTGTCTATCTAGCTGAAAAAATTTCCGAAGCATACGGCATTCCATTAGGTAAAGTTTCTATGTCACATTATAGTGACGGTGAATTTCAACCTTCTTACGAAGAGTCCATCAGAGGTTTACGCGTATTTATTGTTTGCTCTACTTTCCCTAACACGGATAATTTAATGGAGTTATTATTAATGATTGATGCTGCTAAACGTGCATCGGCCAGACACATTACCGCTGTTATGCCCTACTTTGGCTGGGCAAGACAAGACAGAAAAGACAAACCAAGGGTTCCAATTGGAGCAAAACTAATTGCTAAAATGCTGGAAGCAGCCGGAGCAACCAGAATCATGACCATGGATTTACACGCAGATCAAATCCAAGGGTTCTTTGAAAAACCGGTTGATCACCTTTTTGCTTCAACAATATTCTTACCATACGTAGAAAGCCTTAAGTTAGATAACCTAACAATTGCTTCTCCGGATATGGGAGGTTCCAAAAGAGCTTATGCTTATTCAAAATTCTTAGAATCAGATGTTGTTATTTGCTACAAACAACGTAAAGCAGCCAACATTATCGATACTATGGAATTAATCGGCGAAGTAAGAGGCCGCAATGTTATCCTTGTTGACGACATGATTGACACAGGAGGAACATTAGCAAAAGCAGCCGACTTAATGATGGAAAGAGGAGCATTAAGCGTAAGAGCTATTTGCACTCACGCTATTTTGTCTGGAGGAGCTTACGAAAAAATAGAGAATTCAAAGTTAAGCGAATTAATCGTTACCGATTCTATTCCTTTAAAGAAAGCATCAAACAAAATTAAAGTTGTAAGCTGCGCACCACTTTTTGCCGAAGTAATGCAAATGGTGCAAAACAACAATTCCATTAGTGGAAAGTTTATCATGTAA
- a CDS encoding 50S ribosomal protein L25/general stress protein Ctc: MKSITIKGSERESVGKVATKALRNAGAVPCVLYGGDQPVHFSAEEKAFKNLVYTPNAHTVVIELEGKSFNAILQDIQVHPVSDKILHIDFFQLYDNKEITIEVPVKIIGNSKGVMAGGDLRINNRKLKVKALPKNLPDFVEADITPLDMGNKLYVTKVPTPDFKIMHPDNTVICQVKMSRAAMKAAQEAAKAAKAPAKGKKK; the protein is encoded by the coding sequence ATGAAATCGATTACAATTAAAGGATCAGAAAGAGAAAGCGTGGGCAAAGTTGCTACTAAAGCCTTACGTAATGCTGGAGCGGTTCCTTGCGTGTTATACGGAGGAGATCAACCAGTTCATTTTTCAGCAGAAGAAAAAGCATTCAAAAACTTGGTTTACACTCCAAACGCTCACACAGTTGTGATCGAATTAGAAGGAAAATCATTCAATGCAATTTTACAAGACATCCAGGTTCACCCAGTTTCTGACAAAATCTTACACATTGACTTTTTTCAATTGTATGACAACAAAGAAATCACTATTGAAGTTCCTGTAAAAATTATTGGTAACTCTAAAGGAGTTATGGCAGGTGGAGATTTACGTATCAACAACCGTAAATTAAAAGTTAAAGCTTTACCAAAAAATCTACCGGATTTCGTTGAAGCTGACATCACTCCTCTTGACATGGGTAACAAATTATATGTTACTAAAGTACCTACTCCAGACTTCAAAATCATGCACCCAGATAACACAGTTATTTGCCAAGTGAAGATGTCTCGTGCGGCTATGAAAGCAGCTCAAGAAGCAGCAAAAGCAGCAAAAGCTCCTGCAAAAGGAAAGAAAAAATAA
- a CDS encoding reprolysin-like metallopeptidase: MKINSLLVFLLLWISVVHAQDKEPWKRINSSATTATAKLLGKLEPKDVVLFQLDEAVLKAKLKQLQDKALSKTSMQITVPNAQGVLEQFSIHEDSNFEAELQAKYPDIRSYSGKGITDPTAVLNFSMSPLGMQTMISRKGNQVEFIEKDTENNDVYVVFDSKSKLKEQLPFSCTTEEELVLTQKISNQTAKLVSSDKKFRTLKLALSCTGEYAKFHSGSASPTVAIALAAMNNTMTRVNGIFTRDLAVKLLLVANNNLVIYTDATTDPYSASDVGVGDEDTEGLWGPELQNNLTTVIGSANYDIGHLFGDSGGGGNAGCIGCVCEAGKGSAYTSPSNNIPRGDAFDIDFVAHEMGHQLGANHTFSHKIEGSGVSVEPGSGSTIMGYAGITTDYDVEQRSDDYFSFVSISQIQGNLATKSCPIVTTISASEPVVNAGADYTIPKGTAFVLKGTGGSSKALTYTWEQNDSATSAEGDASVALSTKTNGPLFRSLPPVSTTVRYMPSFENVLAGRLRSRWESVSDVARTLNFVITARDNAAEGLAQTVSDEMIVNVSGTAGPFEVTSQNIDNLSWFQDTNQTISWNVNGTNSLAGASRVNIKLSTDNGVTFSTVLASNVANDGSETITVPNVSSRFCRILIEPTDNIFYAVNSKAFAIGYLVESDCQTYNFETSFPYAIPEQGNFANINVTVPSSDIFVSDVNVNVDISHTYFSDVQMELRSPQATAVKLLYNGCGTNDSSLKINFDDAGGDLVCGNTVLQSVAPLGVLGVFNGESSQGVWSLRIRDIFTNDTGFLNAASVTICMQNYTLVPYEEINKDLIVSSMDNDENFNVKYISTTSNDIEILVYDTSGRRLFDEKFQNNGGFDQDIKLQNKPQSGVYFVTLLDGKIKKTAKIIIK, encoded by the coding sequence ATGAAAATAAATAGTCTATTGGTGTTTCTTTTATTGTGGATTTCGGTTGTTCATGCTCAGGATAAGGAACCCTGGAAAAGAATCAATTCTTCAGCAACTACGGCTACAGCTAAATTGTTAGGAAAATTAGAACCTAAAGATGTTGTTTTATTTCAGCTTGACGAAGCAGTTTTAAAAGCGAAACTTAAGCAACTACAGGACAAAGCGCTTTCAAAAACTTCGATGCAAATTACTGTTCCGAATGCTCAAGGAGTTTTGGAACAATTTAGCATTCATGAAGATTCTAATTTCGAAGCCGAACTTCAGGCAAAATATCCCGATATTCGTTCGTATTCAGGAAAAGGTATTACTGATCCTACGGCGGTTTTAAATTTCAGTATGTCTCCATTAGGAATGCAAACCATGATTAGCAGAAAAGGGAATCAAGTAGAATTTATTGAAAAAGACACCGAAAATAATGATGTGTATGTGGTTTTTGATTCTAAAAGTAAATTGAAAGAGCAGCTGCCTTTTAGTTGTACTACTGAAGAAGAATTGGTATTGACCCAAAAAATAAGTAATCAAACGGCTAAATTAGTGTCGAGTGATAAGAAATTCAGAACTTTAAAATTGGCGTTATCCTGTACAGGTGAGTATGCTAAATTTCATAGTGGCAGTGCTAGTCCTACTGTAGCAATAGCCTTGGCGGCAATGAATAATACAATGACCAGAGTGAATGGTATTTTTACCAGAGATTTGGCGGTAAAATTACTTTTGGTAGCCAATAATAATCTCGTTATTTATACTGATGCTACTACTGATCCTTATTCGGCATCAGATGTAGGTGTGGGTGATGAAGATACTGAAGGGCTTTGGGGGCCGGAATTGCAGAATAATTTAACAACTGTTATTGGTAGCGCAAATTATGATATTGGTCATTTGTTTGGTGATAGTGGCGGCGGTGGAAATGCCGGTTGTATAGGCTGTGTTTGCGAAGCCGGAAAAGGAAGTGCCTATACTTCGCCTTCGAATAATATTCCCAGAGGCGATGCTTTTGATATTGATTTTGTAGCTCATGAAATGGGACATCAATTAGGAGCAAATCATACTTTTTCTCATAAAATAGAAGGAAGTGGAGTAAGTGTAGAACCTGGAAGTGGCTCTACTATAATGGGTTATGCAGGAATTACAACCGATTATGATGTAGAACAACGTTCGGATGATTATTTTTCTTTTGTGAGTATTAGTCAAATTCAGGGTAATTTAGCAACAAAGAGCTGTCCGATAGTTACAACCATTAGTGCTAGTGAACCTGTGGTTAATGCCGGTGCCGATTATACGATACCTAAAGGAACGGCCTTTGTATTAAAAGGAACGGGAGGCTCATCGAAGGCTTTAACTTATACCTGGGAACAAAATGATTCGGCTACATCAGCAGAGGGTGATGCAAGTGTTGCTTTGAGTACAAAGACTAATGGGCCTCTATTTCGATCTCTTCCTCCTGTAAGTACAACGGTTAGGTATATGCCAAGTTTTGAAAATGTTTTAGCCGGAAGATTAAGGAGCCGATGGGAGTCGGTTTCAGATGTAGCCCGAACACTTAATTTTGTGATTACAGCCAGAGATAATGCTGCCGAAGGATTGGCGCAAACTGTTTCAGATGAAATGATTGTGAATGTAAGTGGTACGGCAGGACCATTTGAGGTGACTTCTCAAAATATCGATAATTTAAGCTGGTTTCAGGATACCAATCAAACGATTAGTTGGAATGTTAATGGGACTAATTCATTAGCGGGTGCTTCCAGGGTAAATATCAAACTTTCTACGGATAATGGGGTTACTTTTTCTACCGTTTTGGCTTCTAATGTTGCTAATGATGGATCCGAAACGATTACTGTTCCTAATGTTTCTTCCCGATTTTGTAGAATTTTGATTGAACCAACAGATAATATTTTTTACGCAGTCAATAGTAAAGCATTTGCAATAGGCTATCTGGTGGAGTCTGATTGTCAGACTTATAATTTTGAAACATCATTTCCTTATGCTATTCCGGAGCAGGGTAATTTTGCTAATATTAATGTTACTGTTCCTTCTTCGGATATTTTTGTTTCTGATGTCAATGTCAATGTGGATATTTCGCATACCTATTTTTCCGATGTTCAAATGGAGTTAAGGAGTCCGCAGGCTACAGCTGTCAAATTGCTTTATAACGGTTGTGGAACTAATGATAGTAGTTTAAAAATTAATTTTGACGATGCCGGAGGTGATTTAGTTTGTGGGAATACCGTTTTGCAAAGTGTTGCTCCTTTGGGTGTTTTGGGTGTTTTTAATGGCGAAAGTTCTCAAGGAGTGTGGTCGTTGCGTATTCGTGATATTTTTACCAATGATACCGGTTTTTTGAATGCTGCTTCGGTTACAATTTGTATGCAGAACTATACCTTAGTACCTTATGAAGAAATAAACAAGGATTTAATAGTGAGTTCGATGGATAATGATGAAAATTTCAATGTAAAATACATTAGTACGACTTCTAATGATATTGAAATATTAGTCTATGATACTTCGGGCAGAAGGTTGTTTGATGAAAAATTCCAAAACAACGGTGGTTTTGATCAGGATATTAAATTGCAAAATAAACCACAATCAGGAGTTTATTTTGTGACCTTGTTAGATGGTAAAATTAAAAAGACGGCTAAAATTATAATAAAATAA
- a CDS encoding bifunctional riboflavin kinase/FAD synthetase: MKIFHSIKDFSSPKKTILTLGTFDGVHIGHKKILEKVIQNTLDEKYESTVLTFFPHPRMILQERSEIKLLNTISEKVNLLEQLGIQNLVIHPFDESFSRLTAEDFVKTVLVEQFKIHKIIIGYDHRFGRNRTADINNLIEFGKKYNFEVEQISAQEINDISVSSTKIRNAIQEGNMLLANKYLGYEYILTGTVSKGKQLGRTIGFPTANLKIDEDYKLIPSKGVYIVSSLINGQKVYGMMNIGHNPTVDGKHLSVEVHYLDFEDNLYDQKISVSILKRIRGEEKFDSISLLKEQIEKDKIQTLSYIKELQTK, from the coding sequence TTGAAGATTTTTCATTCTATAAAAGATTTCAGTTCCCCAAAAAAAACCATCCTTACTTTAGGCACCTTTGACGGGGTTCATATTGGACATAAAAAAATACTGGAAAAAGTAATTCAAAACACTCTGGACGAAAAATACGAAAGCACTGTTTTAACCTTTTTCCCGCATCCCAGAATGATTTTACAGGAACGTTCAGAAATAAAATTACTCAATACTATTTCTGAAAAAGTAAATTTACTGGAACAATTAGGAATACAAAACCTTGTTATCCATCCTTTTGACGAAAGTTTTTCAAGATTAACCGCCGAAGATTTTGTAAAAACAGTATTGGTTGAACAATTTAAAATTCACAAAATAATCATTGGTTACGACCACCGTTTTGGAAGAAACAGAACCGCTGACATCAACAATTTGATTGAATTTGGTAAAAAATACAACTTTGAAGTAGAACAAATATCGGCACAGGAAATTAACGACATCTCGGTAAGTTCGACTAAAATAAGAAACGCCATTCAGGAAGGAAATATGCTTTTGGCTAACAAATACCTGGGCTATGAATATATTTTAACCGGAACAGTCAGCAAAGGAAAACAACTGGGAAGAACCATTGGTTTTCCAACAGCCAATTTAAAGATTGACGAAGATTACAAATTGATTCCCTCCAAAGGAGTTTATATCGTAAGCAGCCTAATCAACGGGCAAAAAGTATATGGCATGATGAATATAGGCCATAATCCTACTGTTGACGGCAAACATCTGTCGGTAGAAGTCCACTACCTTGACTTTGAAGACAATTTGTATGACCAAAAAATTAGCGTTTCGATTCTAAAACGCATTCGGGGAGAAGAAAAATTTGATTCCATAAGCTTACTGAAAGAACAAATTGAGAAAGATAAAATCCAAACACTTTCTTATATCAAAGAACTGCAAACCAAATAA